One segment of Anopheles stephensi strain Indian chromosome 3, UCI_ANSTEP_V1.0, whole genome shotgun sequence DNA contains the following:
- the LOC118512194 gene encoding polyprenol reductase, whose protein sequence is MFPWFDIRSINLINFLFVNLIVTVVVLGGLLATIEKHLPTAIRQTFRYGKHALKGTPDRLVSLLEVPKAWFKHFYIFAALWALAGLGVMMETYMTGKPAPDYVIAFLDTMATNRRMVRTTPTETLIAMTLITMQCLRRFYETWFVQVFSSKLKINLSAYLVGYIHYFGTIVAILSQAEGFTRTGPVSLPTNGYRFEVTVPLGLAIGVFYYAWYHQYRSNVILANLRKDKAGKVVSQKHSLPTGDYFEVVSSPHMFFEIVMYVVLFGVLRRNSSMAYVLLWVVSNQLMNSWLTHQWYVENFPNYPKQRKALVPYIL, encoded by the coding sequence ATGTTCCCGTGGTTCGATATTCGGTCGATCAATCTGATCAACTTTCTATTCGTCAACCTGATCGTAACAGTGGTGGTGCTCGGTGGACTGTTGGCAACCATCGAGAAGCATCTGCCAACAGCGATCCGGCAGACGTTCCGCTACGGCAAGCACGCCCTGAAAGGCACACCGGATCGTTTGGTCTCGTTGCTGGAGGTCCCGAAGGCATGGTTCAAACACTTTTACATCTTTGCTGCTCTATGGGCGCTGGCCGGACTTGGCGTGATGATGGAAACCTACATGACGGGTAAACCAGCTCCCGACTACGTGATAGCGTTCCTCGACACGATGGCCACCAATAGGCGTATGGTGCGCACGACCCCGACCGAAACGCTGATTGCCATGACGTTGATCACGATGCAATGCTTACGACGGTTCTACGAAACCTGGTTCGTGCAGGTGTTTTCCAGCAAGCTGAAGATCAACCTGTCCGCGTACCTCGTCGGATACATACACTACTTCGGCACGATCGTGGCGATCCTTTCGCAGGCAGAAGGATTCACCCGCACCGGGCCCGTCTCACTCCCGACCAATGGGTATCGGTTTGAGGTCACCGTACCGCTCGGCCTGGCGATCGGTGTGTTTTACTACGCCTGGTACCACCAGTATCGATCGAACGTAATCCTCGCGAACCTGCGCAAGGATAAAGCTGGCAAGGTGGTGAGCCAGAAGCATAGTCTACCGACCGGTGACTATTTTGAGGTCGTTTCCTCGCCCCACATGTTCTTCGAGATCGTGATGTACGTGGTGCTGTTCGGGGTGTTGCGTCGGAATAGCTCGATGGCGTACGTGTTGCTGTGGGTCGTGTCGAATCAGCTGATGAACTCGTGGCTTACGCACCAGTGGTACGTGGAAAACTTCCCCAACTATCCGAAGCAAAGGAAAGCACTGGTTCCTTACATTTTGTGA
- the LOC118512190 gene encoding sulfhydryl oxidase 1, with product MVVRIFTSASFHLPPARSSATAAWLLVVLAVATVDLGTGPWLGRVDGGAVGLREKLSVYEQRRYQRQIEESENSGLYDATDSVISLTAANLKQRVFNQPHASLVEFYNSYCGFCRRFAPIWKQLATDILGWQKLVRVTALDCSRDENNAVCREFEVMAYPTIRFFSPYYADGEQKIGEPVKEHDEQRIIDRLIEYMQHVENKPTNWPNLTAINRTDDKASLFDGTSSVGAPRPKYVYLINEKDTNATIGSQVILDFHDTPDVVVYRMHDPTLTTNGLSVVDGSSLSAINLPIDEFSREKVRDAIRSHLRQHHIVVTDVSTKSTKKAGDGGAVAAGTTEQNISALMEQKQEAAIRAKVKELGAAVVYQADLEEAIRFALFHEIGRYKTIESDRLVALRNFLNVLVRYFPFNDNGRRFLTELRQYVLNAGEERLDGEAFVARVKSLETERKPVFSSNHWIGCSGSREGLRRYPCGLWTLFHYLTVQAAESDLSNNPLEVLEAMHGYIKNFFGCSECSQHFQQMADKNRIWQVATKDDAVLWLWSSHNEVNKRLSGDATEDPEHPKVQFPTANDCAQCRRKILTNHHNHQQYTMEDGNEWNLSEVLRYLKHMYAYDRRHLFGLHDSSLAPQGSEGRSEWGGGVASGAQTSYHSYGNVLSDIDIRFSALLYVTCIVMIVIAIKMVVKRGYRKKMYPHDILGKV from the exons ATGGTGGTGCGTATTTTCACATCCGCCTCGTTCCATCTGCCACCCGCCAGATCGTCAGCCACTGCTGCGTGGCTCTTAGTGGTGCTGGCGGTGGCCACCGTCGACCTCGGCACCGGCCCATGGCTGGGTCGGGTGGACGGCGGTGCGGTCGGATTGCGGGAAAAGCTGAGCGTTTACGAGCAGCGGCGGTACCAGCGTCAGATCGAGGAAAGTGAAAACAGTGGCCTGTACGATGCGACCGATTCCGTAATTTCGCTAACCGCGGCCAACCTGAAGCAGCGCGTATTTAACCAACCGCATGCCTCGCTGGTGGAGTTTTACAACTCGTACTGTGGGTTCTGCCGCCGGTTCGCACCGATCTGGAAGCAGCTGGCAACGGACATTCTTGGCTGGCAGAAGCTGGTGCGCGTGACCGCGCTGGACTGCTCGCGCGACGAAAACAATGCCGTGTGCCGGGAGTTCGAGGTGATGGCCTATCCGACGATCCGGTTCTTTTCGCCGTACTACGCCGATGGCGAACAGAAGATAG GAGAACCAGTGAAAGAGCACGATGAACAACGCATCATCGATCGGCTGATCGAGTACATGCAGCACGTCGAGAACAAACCGACCAACTGGCCAAATCTAACCGCCATCAATCGTACGGACGATAAGGCGTCCCTGTTCGATGGAACCTCGTCGGTCGGTGCCCCACGGCCCAAGTACGTGTATCTGATAAACGAAAAGGACACGAACGCGACGATCGGGTCGCAGGTTATCCTCGATTTTCACGACACACCAGACGTCGTCGTGTACCGGATGCACGATCCAACCCTAACCACCAACGGTCTGTCGGTCGTGGATGGTTCGTCGCTGAGCGCAATAAACCTTCCGATCGATGAGTTTTCGCGGGAGAAGGTACGCGACGCGATACGATCGCATCTGCGCCAGCATCACATCGTCGTGACGGACGTGTCGACCAAATCGACCAAGAAAGCGGGCGACGGTGGCGCAGTGGCGGCGGGCACGACCGAACAGAACATATCGGCCCTGATGGAGCAGAAGCAGGAGGCTGCGATACGTGCGAAGGTGAAGGAGCTCGGTGCGGCAGTCGTGTACCAGGCGGATTTGGAGGAAGCGATACGATTCGCGCTGTTCCATGAGATTGGCCGGTACAAGACGATCGAGAGCGATCGGTTGGTAGCGTTGCGGAACTTCCTGAACGTGCTGGTACGCTACTTCCCGTTCAACGACAATGGACGCCGGTTTCTTACGGAACTGCGGCAGTACGTACTGAACGCTGGCGAGGAACGGCTCGACGGTGAAGCGTTTGttgcgcgcgtcaagtcgctcgaaacggaacggaagccAGTGTTCTCGTCCAACCACTGGATCGGGTGTTCCGGCTCGAGGGAAGGATTGCGCCGATATCCGTGCGGGTTGTGGACACTGTTTCACTATCTAACGGTGCAGGCCGCCGAGAGTGATCTGTCCAACAACCCACTGGAGGTGCTGGAAGCGATGCACGGATACATAAAGAATTTCTTCGGGTGTTCCGAGTGCTCGCAGCACTTCCAGCAGATGGCCGATAAAAACCGCATCTGGCAGGTGGCTACGAAGGACGATGCGGTGCTGTGGCTTTGGTCTAGTCATAACGAGGTGAACAAGCGTCTGTCCGGGGACGCGACTGAAGATCCGGAACATCCGAAGGTGCAGTTTCCGACGGCGAACGATTGCGCACAGTGCAGACGCAAGATCCTTAccaaccaccacaaccaccagcaGTACACGATGGAGGACGGCAATGAGTGGAATTTGTCCGAGGTGTTGCGCTACCTGAAGCACATGTACGCTTACGATCGGCGCCATCTGTTCGGTCTGCACGACAGCAGTCTCGCGCCGCAAGGTTCCGAGGGACGATCGGAATGGGGCGGTGGAGTAGCGTCCGGAGCCCAGACGAGCTACCATTCGTACGGCAATGTGCTCAGCGACATCGACATTCGGTTCAGTGCGCTGCTGTATGTAACCTGCATTGTGATGATTGTGATTGCGATCAAAATGGTCGTGAAGCGAGGCTATCGGAAGAAGATGTACCCACACGATATCCTGGGTAAGGTGTAA
- the LOC118512197 gene encoding signal recognition particle 9 kDa protein, with protein sequence MVFVKSWEDFEIAAENMYMANPCQCRFTMKYTHNRGAVLLKLTDNAKCVQYKTEVLSELRRIEKFSGNLIQMMASKE encoded by the coding sequence ATGGTGTTCGTAAAGTCTTGGGAAGATTTCGAGATTGCGGCCGAGAATATGTACATGGCCAATCCGTGCCAGTGTCGGTTTACGATGAAGTACACGCACAACCGGGGAGCTGTGTTGCTAAAGCTGACCGATAATGCCAAATGCGTACAGTACAAAACAGAGGTCCTGTCGGAGCTGAGACGAATCGAAAAGTTCTCCGGCAATCTGATACAGATGATGGCATCCAAGGAATAG